One genomic segment of Thermodesulfobacterium sp. TA1 includes these proteins:
- a CDS encoding flavodoxin family protein — MKVLGVLGSPHKTGGSAQLLLAALKGAEREGAKTELVSVYDGEVKPCIGCIHDEEPQCKFPCIFEDYGKIILEKIYEADGIIFSTPIYWFAPSGQLKNLIDRMTSLENMVAYGEPSYLEGKVVGAISVGADEGGAWVGGYIITTMTSMGAIVPPWGIAYSHKAEKAIYDNKALMDAINIGILTARMIARLKGIPADLTFVYDIDLLETIRKEVILKLGLITPGREDYGKRIVKKSGI; from the coding sequence ATGAAGGTCTTAGGGGTGTTAGGTTCACCTCACAAAACAGGAGGGTCAGCTCAACTCTTGTTAGCTGCTTTAAAAGGGGCAGAAAGAGAAGGAGCTAAAACAGAGTTGGTAAGCGTTTATGATGGGGAGGTAAAACCTTGCATAGGTTGTATCCATGATGAGGAGCCTCAATGTAAGTTTCCCTGTATTTTTGAGGACTATGGCAAAATCATCTTAGAAAAAATCTACGAAGCAGACGGGATTATTTTTTCTACCCCGATTTATTGGTTTGCTCCTTCTGGCCAGTTAAAAAACCTGATAGACCGTATGACTTCTCTTGAAAACATGGTAGCCTATGGAGAGCCAAGCTATCTTGAAGGAAAGGTAGTAGGAGCGATTTCCGTTGGAGCAGATGAAGGAGGAGCCTGGGTTGGTGGGTACATCATTACTACTATGACCTCTATGGGAGCTATAGTACCACCTTGGGGTATTGCTTACTCTCATAAAGCTGAAAAAGCAATCTACGATAATAAAGCCTTGATGGATGCGATAAACATCGGTATCTTAACCGCACGAATGATAGCCAGACTAAAAGGAATACCAGCAGACCTAACTTTTGTTTATGACATAGACTTACTTGAAACCATCAGAAAAGAGGTTATCCTAAAATTAGGCCTTATAACTCCAGGCAGAGAAGACTATGGGAAAAGAATCGTTAAAAAAAGCGGTATTTGA
- a CDS encoding spermine synthase, which produces MVKDIMEKALPTETKGVRVLFGEFVNTDYLYSYLGTIIYAESGMQNIFILENKFWGKMLFINNNLQFTTRDEFIYHEALVHIPVQSTPEGSVKKVLICGGGDYGAARELLKYPNIEEVVIVDIDPKIPKLVEEYFPELLPEDPKDPRLKLIIEDAFVMVQRYLEEGKTFDFVIIDSTDPDISDKGVTQELSHALFGVKFHQMLNKLCPQGVIVQQCGTPFTMKNILTETYKTFKQVYPEKEIFCYKANIPSFGSDNAFMLRCSYPNPENPKWKELPNVYYYSHEIHRSAFGLPKFWREALSV; this is translated from the coding sequence ATGGTCAAAGATATAATGGAAAAAGCTCTTCCTACGGAAACTAAAGGAGTAAGGGTGCTTTTTGGAGAATTTGTTAATACAGATTATCTTTATTCTTATTTAGGAACTATTATATATGCTGAATCAGGGATGCAAAACATTTTCATCTTGGAAAATAAATTTTGGGGAAAAATGCTTTTTATTAACAACAACCTTCAGTTTACCACAAGAGATGAATTTATTTACCACGAAGCCTTAGTACATATACCTGTCCAATCGACCCCTGAAGGAAGCGTTAAAAAGGTTTTAATCTGCGGCGGAGGAGACTATGGAGCAGCAAGAGAACTTTTAAAATACCCTAATATAGAAGAAGTAGTTATCGTAGACATAGACCCTAAAATCCCTAAATTGGTAGAAGAATATTTTCCTGAACTTTTACCTGAAGACCCAAAAGACCCAAGGCTTAAGCTGATAATTGAAGACGCCTTTGTAATGGTTCAAAGGTATTTAGAGGAGGGCAAAACCTTTGATTTTGTTATCATAGATTCTACGGACCCTGATATAAGCGATAAAGGGGTAACTCAAGAACTTTCTCATGCGCTTTTTGGGGTAAAGTTTCATCAGATGCTTAACAAGCTTTGTCCTCAAGGAGTAATAGTCCAACAGTGTGGAACCCCCTTTACGATGAAAAACATTCTTACCGAAACCTATAAAACTTTTAAACAGGTCTATCCTGAAAAAGAAATATTCTGCTATAAAGCTAACATCCCATCTTTTGGTAGTGATAACGCTTTTATGCTGAGATGTTCTTATCCTAATCCAGAAAATCCAAAATGGAAAGAATTACCTAATGTTTACTACTATTCTCATGAAATACATCGTTCAGCTTTTGGTCTTCCTAAATTTTGGAGGGAGGCTTTATCGGTATGA
- a CDS encoding DnaJ domain-containing protein yields the protein MAKDYYEILGVPRNATQEEIKKAYRKLAMKYHPDRNKGNKEAEEKFKEINEAYAVLSDPEKRKLYDLYGSTEFQRRYTQEDIFKDFDFENIFKDIGIDLGGFFKKGKRSGRSRTFIFDLGDIFSNLFGTHFEEEFSPFGEVYETIQVDLPLTTEEIIKGGEKEVIIPGTYETIKIKIPQNIKDGQILRVKKKSGKTTKEYLFTVRIIPSSGYKVEESNLIIEKELPLTSLLLGDEIEIQIPDGKRVKTKVPPLTKPGAKLRLRGLGLPISGEKRGDLYVVLLPKIPEKLTEEQKNLIEKLKALGL from the coding sequence ATGGCTAAGGATTATTATGAAATCCTTGGAGTACCAAGGAATGCTACTCAGGAAGAAATCAAGAAGGCATATCGCAAGCTTGCGATGAAATATCATCCAGATAGAAACAAAGGCAACAAAGAGGCTGAAGAAAAGTTTAAAGAAATAAACGAAGCCTATGCAGTCTTATCAGACCCAGAAAAAAGGAAACTCTATGACCTCTATGGCTCAACAGAATTTCAGAGAAGGTATACCCAGGAAGACATCTTTAAAGATTTCGATTTTGAAAATATTTTTAAAGATATAGGAATTGACTTAGGTGGCTTTTTTAAAAAGGGTAAAAGAAGTGGTAGAAGCAGGACTTTTATTTTTGATTTAGGAGACATTTTTAGTAACCTTTTTGGAACCCACTTTGAAGAAGAATTTAGTCCTTTTGGAGAAGTTTATGAAACCATCCAGGTAGACCTCCCCCTTACTACTGAAGAAATCATAAAAGGTGGAGAAAAAGAGGTCATCATTCCTGGAACATACGAAACTATAAAAATAAAAATTCCTCAGAACATAAAGGACGGGCAAATTCTTAGGGTAAAAAAGAAATCCGGAAAAACCACTAAGGAGTATTTATTTACTGTAAGGATTATACCTTCTTCAGGATATAAGGTTGAGGAAAGTAATCTTATCATAGAAAAGGAACTTCCTCTTACCAGCCTTCTTTTAGGTGATGAAATCGAAATACAAATACCTGACGGTAAAAGAGTAAAGACCAAAGTTCCTCCTTTGACTAAACCAGGGGCTAAACTGAGGCTTAGAGGATTAGGATTACCAATAAGTGGAGAAAAAAGAGGTGACCTTTATGTAGTTTTACTTCCCAAAATTCCTGAAAAACTTACAGAAGAGCAGAAAAATTTAATAGAAAAGTTAAAAGCTTTAGGCCTTTAA
- a CDS encoding cytidine/deoxycytidylate deaminase family protein, translated as MERPSWHEYFMLIAKIVALRSGCNSRPTGAVIVKDKRILATGYNGPMPGAWHCTDKGPTYCFRREKGIPDIDKYNFCRATHAEANAIAQAARFGISVEGASLYCTLAPCYVCLKLIASAGIKEVYYEYDYESRDFERDLFWKEAIKEAGIKVFKQIVVSGETLKSLSDILPYPTSQRRLPPTE; from the coding sequence ATGGAACGCCCAAGTTGGCACGAATATTTTATGCTTATAGCTAAGATAGTGGCCTTAAGGTCTGGATGTAATTCAAGGCCTACAGGAGCGGTTATCGTTAAAGATAAAAGGATTTTAGCCACTGGATATAACGGGCCGATGCCAGGGGCTTGGCATTGCACAGATAAAGGGCCTACTTATTGTTTTAGGAGAGAAAAAGGAATCCCAGATATAGATAAGTATAATTTTTGTAGGGCTACCCATGCAGAGGCTAACGCTATAGCTCAAGCAGCAAGGTTTGGCATTTCAGTAGAAGGAGCCAGTCTTTACTGTACCTTGGCTCCTTGCTATGTTTGTCTTAAGCTGATCGCCTCTGCCGGGATCAAAGAGGTATACTATGAATATGATTACGAAAGCAGAGATTTTGAAAGAGACCTTTTTTGGAAAGAAGCCATCAAAGAGGCAGGGATAAAAGTTTTTAAACAAATCGTTGTCTCTGGAGAAACCTTAAAATCCCTTTCAGATATTCTTCCTTATCCTACCTCTCAAAGAAGACTTCCCCCTACAGAATAA
- the glyA gene encoding serine hydroxymethyltransferase, whose product MSFLKTVDPEIWDLIQKERDRQEYQLEMIASENMAHEAIMEAEGSYLMNKYAEGYPEARYYGGCTYVDEVEKLAIERVKMLFGAEHANVQPHSGTQANMAVYFAVLNPGDTILSMNLSHGGHLSHGASVNFSGKLYKIVHYGVSRETETIDYEEVRRLAFEHKPKIIVAGASAYPRTIDFEAFHQIAKEVGAFLMVDMAHIAGLVAAGIHPSPLPYADFVTSTTHKTLRGPRGGFILCKEKFAKIIDKTVFPGIQGGPHMNVIAAKAVCFQQALEPEFKTYQQQVVKNAKTIAEVFKAEGFRIVSGGTDNHLVLVDVSVNGLTGAEAEKLLEEAGITVNKNAIPFDPRPPRVTSGIRIGTPAITTRGLKEKEVEEVAQYMCAVLKKPDKESLRKEIRQKVKEICERFPFYKR is encoded by the coding sequence ATGTCCTTTTTAAAAACGGTTGACCCAGAAATTTGGGATTTAATACAAAAAGAAAGGGACAGACAGGAATATCAGTTAGAGATGATAGCTTCAGAAAACATGGCTCATGAAGCTATCATGGAGGCAGAGGGTTCTTATTTGATGAATAAGTATGCTGAAGGTTATCCAGAGGCAAGGTATTATGGTGGATGTACTTATGTAGACGAGGTTGAAAAACTTGCTATAGAAAGGGTAAAAATGCTTTTTGGGGCTGAACATGCTAACGTGCAACCTCATTCTGGAACCCAGGCAAACATGGCGGTGTATTTTGCGGTTTTAAACCCTGGAGATACCATCCTTTCGATGAATCTTTCTCACGGAGGGCATCTTTCTCACGGAGCCTCAGTAAATTTTTCAGGTAAGCTTTATAAAATAGTTCACTATGGGGTATCAAGAGAAACAGAAACCATCGATTATGAAGAAGTAAGAAGGTTAGCCTTTGAACATAAACCTAAAATCATCGTAGCAGGGGCTAGTGCCTATCCTCGGACGATAGACTTTGAAGCCTTTCATCAGATAGCTAAGGAGGTAGGAGCTTTTTTGATGGTAGACATGGCCCATATAGCTGGATTAGTAGCAGCAGGAATTCATCCTTCTCCTCTTCCTTATGCAGATTTTGTAACCTCAACCACTCATAAAACCTTAAGGGGGCCAAGAGGAGGTTTTATCCTCTGTAAAGAAAAGTTTGCTAAGATTATCGACAAAACCGTTTTTCCTGGAATCCAAGGCGGTCCTCATATGAACGTGATAGCCGCCAAGGCTGTTTGTTTTCAACAGGCTTTAGAACCTGAGTTTAAAACCTATCAACAGCAGGTGGTAAAAAACGCTAAAACTATAGCTGAAGTGTTTAAAGCAGAAGGTTTTAGGATTGTCTCTGGTGGAACAGACAATCATTTAGTTTTGGTAGATGTTTCAGTAAACGGCCTTACCGGGGCTGAGGCTGAAAAACTTTTAGAAGAGGCAGGTATTACGGTTAACAAAAACGCCATTCCCTTTGACCCACGTCCTCCAAGAGTTACCAGTGGGATTAGAATAGGAACCCCCGCTATTACTACTAGAGGTTTAAAAGAAAAAGAAGTAGAAGAGGTAGCTCAATACATGTGCGCTGTTTTGAAAAAACCAGATAAAGAAAGTCTACGTAAAGAAATTAGGCAAAAGGTAAAAGAAATTTGCGAAAGGTTCCCTTTTTATAAGAGGTAG
- a CDS encoding glycosyltransferase family 2 protein: MKISLIIPVHNEEGNVPIVYKEAKAVLEDLKAKGYQYEIIFINDGSTDKTLEILKELKQKDPLLRILNMDRNRGEAAGLTAGFQKATGNIIVSMDGDGQNDPKYIKDLIAKLEKGYKVATGFRLKRKENFWLRVLPSRIANWLISLFTGLKVRDNGCSLKAYLSPIPKKYQIPHGFHRFLPALFGVKNHEVCEVPIVDRPRMYGKSHYNLKRTFEVIRELFTIPFVLRNSYFYEKFFKLNFWGSILLTGLFLVLALSFSPKFWILEGLSIGYGGISYLIWKNLARFNRAQKEGVFQVEEI; encoded by the coding sequence ATGAAAATTTCTCTTATAATACCAGTTCATAACGAAGAAGGAAACGTTCCCATCGTTTATAAAGAAGCTAAGGCAGTGCTTGAAGATTTAAAGGCTAAAGGATATCAATACGAAATCATCTTTATTAACGACGGAAGCACTGATAAAACTTTAGAGATACTTAAAGAACTAAAGCAAAAAGACCCGCTCTTAAGAATTTTAAACATGGACCGCAATCGCGGAGAAGCTGCAGGCCTTACTGCAGGTTTCCAAAAAGCTACGGGTAATATAATCGTTTCTATGGACGGAGACGGACAAAACGACCCCAAATACATAAAAGATCTAATAGCCAAGTTAGAAAAAGGATATAAAGTTGCCACTGGATTTAGGTTGAAAAGAAAGGAAAACTTCTGGTTAAGGGTTCTTCCTTCTCGAATAGCTAATTGGTTAATCAGTCTTTTTACAGGTCTTAAAGTAAGAGATAACGGTTGTTCTTTGAAAGCCTATCTATCCCCTATACCCAAAAAATATCAAATCCCTCACGGTTTTCACCGATTTTTACCAGCCCTTTTTGGAGTGAAAAATCACGAAGTTTGTGAGGTTCCGATCGTTGACCGACCAAGGATGTACGGTAAATCCCATTATAACCTTAAACGCACTTTTGAGGTAATAAGAGAATTGTTTACCATTCCTTTTGTGCTTAGAAATTCGTATTTTTACGAAAAATTTTTTAAACTTAATTTCTGGGGTTCTATCTTACTTACAGGATTGTTTTTAGTTTTAGCCTTAAGTTTTTCTCCTAAATTCTGGATATTAGAGGGTTTAAGTATAGGTTATGGTGGTATTTCTTATTTAATCTGGAAAAATCTTGCCCGATTTAACAGGGCTCAAAAAGAAGGGGTTTTTCAAGTAGAAGAAATTTAA
- a CDS encoding DegT/DnrJ/EryC1/StrS aminotransferase family protein has product MKKIPLLDLKRSWEEIKQEVYQGWEEVFSSMRILNGKYLQEFEKNWAEYLGVKHAFGCSCGSTALLMALIACGIGKGDEVLLQANAFIADLEAIHLAGAIPVLLEVDPNTFGPDLEDMYKKLSPKTKALILVHMYGHPVEMDEILEFCKKYGIILIEDGSHAHGATYKGKKVGTFGKVGCFSCGPVKNLNCIGDGGVIVTNDDELAFKLKFLRVHGQVEKNHSHFFGFNSRLDELQAVILNARLKTLDQKNEKRREIAKKYHEGLSDLKNLTLPPLDPEYKQSVYHRYVIRTPFRDELVTFLKERGIETGYYYPIPLHLQKSYQTFYPTPLNLPVAEKLAKESVAIPMYPELTEEEITYIINCIRDFYQNKG; this is encoded by the coding sequence ATGAAAAAAATACCTCTTTTAGACTTAAAAAGGTCCTGGGAAGAGATAAAACAAGAAGTATATCAAGGATGGGAAGAAGTTTTTAGCTCTATGCGGATTTTAAACGGAAAATATCTACAAGAATTTGAGAAAAACTGGGCTGAATATTTAGGGGTTAAACATGCCTTTGGATGTAGTTGTGGGAGTACCGCTTTACTTATGGCTCTCATAGCCTGTGGGATAGGTAAAGGAGATGAGGTTTTACTTCAAGCCAATGCTTTTATTGCAGATTTAGAGGCTATCCATTTAGCAGGAGCAATCCCTGTTTTATTAGAGGTAGACCCAAACACCTTTGGTCCCGATTTAGAGGACATGTATAAAAAACTAAGTCCTAAGACCAAAGCTTTGATATTAGTCCATATGTACGGCCATCCTGTTGAGATGGATGAAATCTTAGAGTTTTGTAAAAAATATGGAATTATCCTTATAGAAGATGGTTCTCATGCCCACGGAGCCACCTATAAAGGCAAAAAGGTAGGTACCTTTGGAAAGGTTGGCTGTTTTAGCTGTGGACCGGTTAAAAACCTTAACTGTATAGGAGATGGAGGGGTTATAGTTACTAATGATGATGAGTTAGCTTTTAAGCTTAAATTTCTAAGAGTACACGGGCAGGTAGAAAAAAACCATTCTCATTTTTTTGGGTTTAATTCAAGGCTTGATGAACTTCAGGCAGTAATCCTTAATGCAAGGTTAAAAACCTTAGACCAAAAAAACGAAAAAAGAAGAGAAATAGCTAAAAAATACCACGAAGGGCTTTCTGACCTAAAAAACTTAACCCTACCTCCCCTTGACCCAGAATACAAGCAAAGTGTTTATCATAGATATGTAATTAGAACCCCTTTCAGAGATGAACTGGTTACCTTTTTAAAAGAACGAGGAATAGAAACAGGATATTATTATCCTATACCCTTACATTTACAAAAGAGCTATCAAACCTTCTATCCAACCCCTTTAAACCTTCCTGTAGCAGAAAAGCTGGCTAAAGAATCTGTAGCCATTCCCATGTATCCTGAGCTTACCGAAGAGGAGATAACTTATATCATCAACTGTATAAGGGATTTCTATCAGAATAAAGGATAG
- a CDS encoding IS110 family transposase yields the protein MTHYIGVDISKDNFHFCILNHEAKTLSSGKLSMSLQGFSDFFNLLKTLSDPIVVMESSGRFHIPLYCFLVEKDIQTFILNPKIVHRFFEFISANNPSKYDTKDAKILALFALNNPEFLKSYPENSELRSASRLIQKLKHELAEAKTQIKYALTVLFPEAEKHFNIYSHSFLNILLKFPSAKTLKKAKPNEISEIIKSSVPKGKTPSFSPDEVINLAKNSIGVDNPYLSQTLIIYIEKLFFLEPRIKKLEEMLVEKMDEDQQEQIKLISSIKGISSKLASLFLAEIRDVKRFSNAKKLIKFAGTDPVTKQSGKYKAKMSISKQGSSFLRNVLFQMAVGVVKWNFYFRSYFIRKKKNFGSYKKAMIAVVNKLIRVIYAICRKKTFFNPAFSKFPVLEVSHV from the coding sequence ATGACCCATTACATCGGTGTTGACATTTCTAAAGATAACTTCCACTTCTGCATCCTTAACCATGAAGCTAAAACCCTCTCCTCCGGCAAACTCTCTATGTCTCTTCAAGGCTTCTCTGATTTCTTTAACCTTCTCAAAACCCTCTCTGACCCTATCGTTGTTATGGAATCCTCTGGTAGGTTCCACATCCCCCTTTACTGCTTCCTCGTTGAAAAAGATATCCAAACCTTCATCCTTAACCCTAAAATCGTCCACAGATTCTTTGAATTTATCTCCGCTAACAACCCCTCTAAATACGACACAAAAGATGCCAAAATCCTTGCACTCTTCGCTCTTAATAACCCTGAATTCCTTAAATCCTATCCTGAAAACTCTGAACTCCGTAGTGCTTCTCGTCTTATCCAAAAACTTAAACATGAACTTGCTGAAGCTAAAACTCAAATCAAATACGCCCTCACTGTTCTTTTCCCAGAAGCTGAAAAGCACTTTAATATTTACTCCCACTCCTTCCTTAACATACTCCTTAAATTCCCCTCTGCTAAAACCCTTAAAAAAGCTAAACCAAATGAAATTTCCGAAATTATTAAATCCTCTGTTCCTAAAGGTAAAACCCCTTCCTTTTCTCCCGATGAAGTCATAAACCTTGCTAAAAACTCTATCGGGGTTGACAATCCTTATCTCTCTCAAACTCTTATCATCTACATCGAAAAACTCTTTTTCCTTGAGCCAAGAATAAAAAAGCTTGAAGAGATGCTTGTAGAGAAAATGGATGAAGACCAGCAAGAACAAATTAAGCTCATTTCCTCTATAAAAGGTATTTCCTCTAAACTTGCAAGTCTCTTTTTGGCTGAAATCAGAGACGTAAAAAGATTTTCTAATGCCAAAAAGCTCATAAAGTTTGCGGGCACAGACCCAGTAACAAAACAATCTGGTAAGTATAAAGCTAAGATGAGCATATCTAAGCAAGGGTCGAGCTTTCTCAGAAATGTTCTTTTCCAGATGGCGGTAGGTGTAGTAAAATGGAATTTTTACTTCAGATCCTATTTTATACGTAAGAAGAAAAACTTTGGCAGTTATAAGAAAGCTATGATAGCAGTTGTAAACAAACTTATAAGAGTTATCTATGCAATTTGTAGAAAAAAAACTTTCTTTAATCCTGCTTTTTCTAAGTTCCCTGTTCTGGAGGTCTCTCATGTTTAA
- a CDS encoding Gfo/Idh/MocA family protein, with translation MKLKLAIVGCGKAAERHLKIYQALQDEVEVVGVSDVVPERAKKFAEILCAKPYTDYQEMLTKEEVEVVDLCLPSGMHAEVGEVILQKFKKHLLVEKPLALTLKEAENLVNLAQKNQLKLVTIFQNRANLPVQKLKEVLSKNLLGSPILISAKFYWSRDQRYYDSAGWRGTWAFDGGALAQQGCHFVDMLYYLGGPIESVFARMGTYLVNIEAEDLLVGILKFKSGALGTIEATTCSRPKDLKAELVVLAEKGSAVLGGFAMNRLDHLAIEGVEKIEEFVSGFEKNPDHPLGFSHFTYLKSAIKYFKTSEKDPWLVVGEEAIPSLEAIIGLYESAETRKEIKFPFEPVACKLGKR, from the coding sequence ATGAAACTTAAGTTAGCTATAGTTGGGTGTGGAAAAGCTGCAGAAAGGCACTTAAAAATCTATCAAGCTTTACAGGATGAAGTAGAGGTAGTAGGGGTTTCTGACGTAGTACCAGAAAGGGCTAAAAAATTTGCAGAAATCCTTTGTGCTAAACCATATACAGATTATCAAGAAATGCTTACTAAAGAAGAAGTAGAGGTGGTAGACCTTTGTCTTCCTTCTGGCATGCATGCTGAAGTAGGTGAAGTTATCCTTCAAAAGTTTAAAAAACACCTTTTGGTAGAAAAACCTCTTGCTCTTACTTTAAAAGAAGCAGAAAATTTGGTAAACCTTGCTCAAAAAAACCAGCTTAAACTGGTTACTATTTTTCAAAACCGGGCTAATCTTCCGGTACAAAAACTGAAAGAGGTCTTATCAAAAAACCTTTTAGGATCCCCTATCTTAATTTCAGCTAAATTTTACTGGAGTAGAGACCAGAGATATTACGATTCTGCCGGATGGCGAGGCACCTGGGCTTTTGACGGAGGGGCTTTAGCTCAACAAGGATGCCATTTTGTAGACATGCTTTATTACTTAGGCGGACCTATAGAAAGCGTGTTTGCTAGAATGGGAACCTATTTGGTAAACATAGAGGCAGAAGACCTTTTGGTTGGAATTTTAAAGTTTAAAAGCGGGGCGTTAGGTACGATAGAGGCGACAACCTGTTCTCGTCCAAAAGATTTAAAGGCTGAATTAGTGGTGTTGGCAGAAAAAGGTTCGGCTGTGCTTGGCGGTTTTGCGATGAACAGATTAGACCATTTAGCCATAGAAGGGGTTGAAAAAATAGAAGAATTTGTCTCAGGGTTTGAAAAAAACCCAGATCATCCTTTAGGTTTTTCTCATTTTACCTACTTAAAGTCAGCCATAAAGTATTTTAAAACCTCTGAAAAAGACCCTTGGTTAGTGGTAGGAGAAGAAGCTATTCCTTCTTTAGAGGCTATCATAGGCCTTTACGAATCGGCAGAAACAAGAAAAGAAATAAAGTTTCCTTTTGAACCTGTAGCCTGCAAATTAGGTAAAAGATAA
- a CDS encoding glycosyltransferase family 39 protein has translation MNVKTQVFVVLGLAILSFLVLSFFQPPTSYQELRRAILVKENIRDFKFFQTYNGEPYFTKPPLYTWLASVWSKPFSSTPEMLVFALRAFSIFCYALLFFFIVKFYQKNWEAIFWAILALLANFRFFSFINRIDLEPLFVLFSFLMFYFSYLYLFVAPKRIYQHLFFVFLTAGFLTRGPLNLFYIPGLLVYGLLTKEKKVLRLFLDPLGWLISITLCLGWYAYGYLMFGKEFFQEFLGTDIKTRLVSQGKDPWYYYWKHFLLNFWFCFVFLFYLFWKNKVYLKERFFAVWDKLKKDKELLFLLTISLIPVFCLSLTGKKFNKYLLWVYPFWALFFSKIIFNNLGIFSILRKVFIVLVGLNVVVLGVITFKTSFELSYQLRIIKEEIIQGPLAFWQKENPIIIFYGPSPIKVLTKEEELLTLLNQGYNILSEEKLPQGRLKKNFVDPYQKTVWYIFSQN, from the coding sequence ATGAACGTTAAAACTCAAGTTTTTGTAGTATTAGGCTTAGCTATTTTAAGTTTTTTAGTGCTTTCTTTTTTTCAGCCGCCAACATCTTACCAAGAGTTAAGAAGGGCTATTTTGGTAAAAGAAAACATAAGGGATTTTAAGTTTTTTCAAACCTATAACGGAGAGCCTTACTTTACCAAGCCTCCTCTTTATACTTGGTTGGCTTCTGTTTGGAGCAAACCTTTTTCTTCAACCCCAGAAATGTTGGTTTTTGCTTTAAGAGCCTTTTCTATTTTTTGTTATGCTCTGTTGTTTTTTTTTATTGTGAAGTTTTATCAAAAGAACTGGGAAGCAATCTTTTGGGCTATACTTGCTTTGTTAGCTAACTTTCGGTTTTTTTCTTTTATTAATAGGATAGACTTAGAACCTTTATTTGTGCTTTTTTCTTTTTTGATGTTTTATTTTTCTTATCTTTATTTGTTTGTAGCCCCTAAAAGGATTTATCAACACCTTTTCTTTGTTTTTTTAACTGCAGGTTTTTTAACTAGAGGTCCTTTAAACCTGTTCTATATTCCAGGACTTTTAGTTTATGGGCTTTTAACTAAAGAAAAGAAGGTTTTAAGACTCTTTTTAGACCCTTTAGGTTGGTTAATTTCAATAACCTTGTGCTTGGGTTGGTATGCTTACGGATATTTGATGTTTGGAAAGGAGTTTTTTCAAGAATTTTTGGGAACTGACATTAAGACCCGCTTGGTTTCTCAAGGAAAAGACCCATGGTATTACTATTGGAAGCATTTTTTACTGAATTTTTGGTTTTGTTTCGTTTTTCTTTTTTACCTTTTTTGGAAAAATAAAGTTTATTTAAAAGAAAGGTTTTTTGCTGTTTGGGATAAACTTAAGAAAGATAAAGAACTTTTATTTTTGTTGACAATTTCTTTAATCCCGGTTTTTTGTCTAAGCCTTACCGGAAAAAAGTTTAATAAGTACCTTCTATGGGTCTATCCTTTTTGGGCTTTGTTTTTTTCTAAGATTATCTTTAACAACTTAGGTATTTTTTCGATTTTAAGAAAGGTTTTTATCGTCCTTGTGGGATTAAACGTTGTAGTTCTTGGGGTGATAACCTTTAAAACCTCATTTGAGTTATCTTACCAACTAAGAATCATTAAAGAAGAAATTATCCAAGGTCCTTTAGCGTTTTGGCAAAAGGAAAACCCGATTATCATTTTTTATGGTCCTTCTCCTATTAAGGTTTTAACCAAAGAAGAAGAACTTTTAACCCTTTTAAACCAGGGATATAACATTCTTTCTGAAGAAAAACTTCCTCAAGGTAGATTAAAAAAGAACTTTGTAGATCCCTATCAAAAAACAGTATGGTACATTTTTTCGCAGAATTAG